DNA sequence from the Halorussus sp. MSC15.2 genome:
GTCCGCGACGAGGGCGTCCGCGGACTCAACCGGGACGAGCGCCGAGAAATCGTGGATTACATCCGGGGCGAGGGCATCGAACGCGACGCCATCCAGCGCGTCGAGATGGGCGGCACCGCGACCCGGCGCGTCCTCAAGAAAGACGGCGGGTGGGGTCGCCGGGTCCACCGCGAACTCCTCTCGCTGGCCGACGAACTGTTGGCGATGGAAGACGACGACGCGCTCGAACGCCTCAAGGAGTTCGACGGCATCGGCGACGGTCGGGCGCAGACCATCCTCGGTGCGGTGTCCGAAGACTACGAGAAACTCGAAAGCGGGAACGTCGAGCGCGGCGGGCAGGGTATCCGCGAACTGACGAAGGTGATGACCCAGAAGGTAGTCGCCGAGCAGTCGGCGGCCATCGACGAACCCGTGACCACCGACCTCCGGCGACTCATCCGCCTGCCGGGAAGCCTCCACGGCGGGACCGGACTCGAAGTGACTCGCATCCCCCGCGACGAGGTGGCCGATTTCGACCCCCTCAGCGACCCGGTTCCCGAGACGTTCGAGGGCCACGAGGTGACCGTCGAGGTGACCGACCCGGGACCGGTCGAACTCCGCGGCGAAAGCTTTACGCTCTCGGCAGGTGACGTATCGCTTCCCGAATACGTGGCCGTCTTCCTGATGGCGCGCGGCCGCGCCGAGAAGGGGAGAGAATGACGGACTGCGGCCCCTCGCGGTACGGAAACCGACCGAGCGCGCGACGAAACGGCGACTACCCCCGAAGAACTGGCGCGACCGAACGCGACGAACGTGACAGAACGACCATGACAGCACGACGATGAATCTGGACGAACTCCGCTCCGTACAGAGCAAGGAACGGTCGAAGGACAGCCTCCAGCACCTCCGGGAGTCGTTCTACGCCGACGTCGCCGACTACATCGCCGACCTCAAGGACCAGCGCGACCAGGCGGCCGACCGCGCGGAGAGTCCGTTCGACGACCCCGAAGTCAACCGACTGACCGACGAGATACACACCGCCGAGGACGTGGTCGAGGCAGTCTACGAGCGCCGGGTCGGCAAAATCGTCAAGCGCGCAAGCCTCGCGGCGGCGGGGATGCCCGCCGACGAGGAGGGGTTGACCGGCGAGGAACAGGAACTGTTCACCGAACTGGTCGAGCGCATCGAGTCCAACAAGGAGGACGTGCTGGACATCCTCTCGGGCGAGGCCGACGACGTCGGGGCCTCGCCGACGTCCGCACCCGGCGACTCCGCGACGGCCGACTCGGCGCCGGACCCCGCCGGGCCGTCCGACGCGGGGGCCGCACCCGACCCCGGCGACGCGCCCACGGCCAGCGCGAGCGCGTCGAGCGAAGATGTGAGCGCCGCGGACGTGATGGGCGGCGACGACGGCGCGACGGACGCGGTGTCCGCCGCTGCGAACACCGATTCGCCTACCCCCGACTCGACGCCTCCCTCCGGCGAGTCGGACGCGGACGGCGCGCGCCCGGCCACCGCGGAGGCGGCCGCAGTCGCCGACGCCGACGCGGAGCAGTCGGCCGAGAGGGAGAGCGAGGCGTCGGAATCCGATTCGGACCCTCTCGACGGTCTGGACGAGCGAACGACGGTCCGCCTGACCGACGACGTGGGCGAGATTTTCGGCGTGGACGAGCGCACCTACGACCTCGCCAGCGAGGACGTGGTGACGCTGCCCGAAGCGAACGCCGAACCGCTCGTGGAACGCGGTGCGGCCGAGAAACTGGAGTAGTCGGTTTTCTAGCCGAAGAATCAGCAGTCGCTACGCTCGGCGTAGTATTTCGTTCGAGAAAATTGTACAACCGTGAGAGTACATCTGCAAGGGAGAGCGCCGTCGGCGCTCCCCCGCTGGAAACGGTCCTATTGGAACGTCCGGCCCAGCTGGTCCTTCTCGGCCTCGGGGTCGGCCGAGTCGAACTGCTCTTCGATTTCCTCGTAGCGCTCTCTGGTGTCCTCGGTGACGCTCGGCGTCACCTCGTCGAGCGCCTGCTCGAAGTGGTCCGCGTTGATGCGGACGTTGCCGACGCTCTCGTCGATGTCCTCGGGGTCCACGCTGTTGATGAACTCCCGGCTGGCGGCCATCGACGCCTCGCGGGTGACGGCTTCGATGTCCGCGCCGACGTAACCGTCTGTCCGTGCGGCCAACTCCTCGAGGTCAACGTCGTCCGCGAGCGGTTTGTCGCGGGTGTGGACCTCGAAGATGGCGCGGCGAGCGTCCTCGTCGGGCACCGGCACGTGGACGTGACGGTCCAGCCGTCCGGGCCGCAGGAGCGCGCTGTCGATGAGGTCCGGTCGGTTCGTGGTGGCGACGACCACCACGTCTTCGAGTTCCTCCAGTCCGTCCAGTTCCGTGAGGAGCTGGGAGACCACGCGCTCGCTGACCTCTGAGCCGCCGCCCTGACCGCCGCCGCGTTCGCCCGCGATGGAGTCTATCTCGTCGAAGAACACCACGGTCGGGGCGTTCTCGCGGGCCTTGCTGAACATCTCACGGACGCCCTTCTCGGACTCCCCGACCCACTTGCTGAGGAGTTCGGGACCCTTAATCGAGATGAAGTTGCTGTCGCTCTCGTTGGCGACGGCCTTCGCCATCAGGGTCTTGCCGGTCCCGG
Encoded proteins:
- the priS gene encoding DNA primase small subunit PriS, with protein sequence MEERTRAYLRGRFRDHYRRKEWLPESSGDARGSEETPPPDPEAREWGYIPWTSGATTMVRHQSLLELGELGDFLQRERPRHVYFSAGRYEDPGADEMEAKGWRDSDLVFDIDADHLEGVDPQRDAYGEMLAAGKEEVQNLLDLLENDFGFSDLTVVFSGGRGYHVHVRDEGVRGLNRDERREIVDYIRGEGIERDAIQRVEMGGTATRRVLKKDGGWGRRVHRELLSLADELLAMEDDDALERLKEFDGIGDGRAQTILGAVSEDYEKLESGNVERGGQGIRELTKVMTQKVVAEQSAAIDEPVTTDLRRLIRLPGSLHGGTGLEVTRIPRDEVADFDPLSDPVPETFEGHEVTVEVTDPGPVELRGESFTLSAGDVSLPEYVAVFLMARGRAEKGRE